One segment of Nocardioides sp. QY071 DNA contains the following:
- a CDS encoding beta-propeller domain-containing protein, translating into MTDLERLWDDYPTDPAPVGAILAATASRPHRRLLVRPVLTAAAVMALAGAFVAGTLVDGGGGDGPAAGPGGPGTLPRHVAFQADLEPAASCEDLRTSYVDRALQVVGPWGWGGPIMYAEGGDLLRKQVEVPEMADSAASGAARTPQTERQTSSETGTNVQEAGVDEPDTVKTDGKIMVVVRHERLDVYDVAGSSTAKVSSVSLPRVDDTEILLAGDTVVALGRDAGSTPETPGTRVLTVSLADPAAPKVVDDVSYDADRLSVRQHGETVRLVLASGLPDLDFVEPTGKRSEDEALAHNRKAVEDSTLEDWLPTVTAGDAKPRQLLDCRDVALAPDELALGTTSVVGFDAGSADRLDAIGLSGLTDIAYESADHLYLASAGAGAWGCTDWCGAAVDRTMRVFPGGGTAGSSYLFDFALDGTRATHVASGEVEGAIRDRWSLDEAGGVLRVAVGPTSETGNFSSVLTLARQGKELVERGRLDGLGRNEEIQSVRWFDDLAIVVTFRRRDPLYAVDLTDTAAPRLLGALKIPGFSSYLHPLGRARLIGVGEGPGPGGWGAQVGLFDVRDTTRVSRLDVLSYGRNTSALAGADPRAFTWLPDHRTVLTVVEKWSSRRVGYVSVLKLAGGKLHERRIKVEYGGDVDQVRTVPLPDGRVVLVTGEDAQFLEL; encoded by the coding sequence GTGACCGACCTCGAACGACTCTGGGACGACTACCCCACCGACCCCGCGCCGGTGGGCGCGATCCTCGCCGCCACGGCCTCGCGACCGCACCGCCGGCTGCTGGTGCGCCCGGTGCTGACCGCCGCCGCGGTGATGGCCCTCGCCGGCGCGTTCGTCGCCGGCACGCTCGTCGACGGCGGCGGGGGCGACGGGCCGGCCGCGGGACCGGGAGGCCCGGGCACCCTGCCCCGCCATGTCGCCTTCCAGGCCGACCTGGAGCCGGCGGCGTCGTGCGAGGACCTGCGGACGTCGTACGTCGACCGGGCACTGCAGGTCGTCGGCCCGTGGGGCTGGGGCGGCCCGATCATGTACGCCGAGGGCGGCGACCTCCTGCGCAAGCAGGTGGAGGTGCCCGAGATGGCGGACTCGGCTGCCTCGGGCGCTGCCCGGACCCCGCAGACCGAGCGGCAGACCAGCAGCGAGACCGGCACCAACGTGCAGGAGGCGGGCGTCGACGAGCCCGACACGGTCAAGACCGACGGCAAGATCATGGTCGTGGTGCGCCACGAGCGCCTCGACGTGTACGACGTCGCCGGCTCCTCGACCGCGAAGGTCTCCTCGGTCTCCCTCCCCCGCGTCGACGACACCGAGATCCTGCTGGCCGGCGACACCGTCGTCGCCCTCGGCCGTGACGCCGGCAGCACCCCCGAGACACCCGGCACCCGGGTGCTGACGGTCTCCCTCGCCGACCCGGCCGCGCCGAAGGTCGTCGACGACGTCAGCTACGACGCCGACCGGCTCTCGGTGCGCCAGCACGGCGAAACGGTCCGCCTGGTCCTCGCCAGCGGCCTGCCCGACCTCGACTTCGTCGAGCCGACCGGCAAGCGCAGCGAGGACGAGGCGCTCGCCCACAACCGCAAGGCGGTCGAGGACAGCACCCTCGAGGACTGGCTGCCCACCGTCACCGCCGGCGACGCCAAGCCCCGCCAGCTGCTCGACTGCCGCGACGTCGCGCTCGCGCCCGACGAGCTGGCCCTCGGCACCACCAGCGTCGTCGGCTTCGACGCCGGCTCCGCGGACCGGCTCGACGCGATCGGGCTGAGTGGCCTCACCGACATCGCCTACGAGTCGGCCGACCACCTCTACCTCGCCAGCGCGGGCGCCGGCGCGTGGGGCTGCACCGACTGGTGCGGTGCCGCGGTGGACCGGACGATGCGGGTGTTCCCCGGCGGCGGGACCGCCGGGTCGTCGTACCTCTTCGACTTCGCGCTCGACGGCACCCGCGCCACCCACGTCGCCTCCGGCGAGGTCGAGGGCGCGATCCGCGACCGGTGGTCGCTGGACGAGGCCGGCGGCGTGCTCCGGGTCGCCGTCGGGCCGACCAGCGAGACCGGCAACTTCAGCTCGGTGCTCACCTTGGCCCGGCAGGGCAAGGAGCTGGTCGAGCGCGGTCGCCTCGACGGCCTGGGCCGCAACGAGGAGATCCAGTCGGTGCGCTGGTTCGACGACCTCGCCATCGTGGTGACCTTCCGCCGCCGGGACCCGCTGTACGCCGTCGACCTCACCGACACCGCCGCTCCCCGCCTGCTCGGCGCGCTCAAGATCCCCGGCTTCTCGTCGTACCTCCACCCGCTGGGGCGGGCCCGCCTGATCGGCGTCGGCGAGGGCCCTGGCCCCGGCGGCTGGGGCGCCCAGGTCGGCCTCTTCGACGTCCGCGACACCACCCGGGTCTCCCGCCTCGACGTGCTGTCGTACGGCCGCAACACCTCGGCCCTCGCCGGCGCCGACCCCCGCGCCTTCACCTGGCTGCCCGACCACCGCACCGTGCTGACGGTCGTCGAGAAGTGGAGCAGCCGTCGCGTGGGCTACGTGTCGGTGCTCAAGCTCGCCGGCGGGAAGCTGCACGAGCGTCGGATCAAGGTGGAGTACGGCGGCGACGTCGACCAGGTGCGCACGGTCCCCCTGCCCGACGGGCGGGTCGTGCTGGTCACCGGGGAGGACGCGCAGTTCCTCGAGCTGTGA
- a CDS encoding saccharopine dehydrogenase NADP-binding domain-containing protein, whose product MADSTRPYDVVLFGATGFTGGLTADYLAEHAPAGLRWALAGRNEQKLAAVRDHLVAANPANAALADLPLLVADAADADALAEVVATTKVVATTVGPYLEYGGPLVAACANAGTDYVDLTGEPEFVDRTYVEHNAAAEGSGARLVHSCGFDSIPHDLGAYFTIKELSEEVGGEITTPVTMRGVVRAGAGFSGGTFHSALTAFSRARQMKEASTARRRLEPRPEGRRSRAVAGRPRRDHELGYWLLPLPTIDPFVVARSGAHLASYGPAFSYSHFAGTKTLRYAAGGAVGVTGLTLAAQVPPLRNALLKRVPQGEGPSPSRREKSWFTVDFVAETDGAKVRTRVSGGDPGYTETAKMLAESALCLALDENPNVAGQVTTATAMGDALLGRLQRAGITFERR is encoded by the coding sequence ATGGCTGACAGCACGCGCCCGTACGACGTCGTCCTGTTCGGAGCCACCGGCTTCACCGGGGGACTCACCGCCGACTACCTCGCCGAGCACGCCCCCGCCGGGCTGCGCTGGGCGCTGGCCGGACGCAACGAGCAGAAGCTCGCCGCCGTCCGCGACCACCTCGTCGCCGCCAACCCGGCGAACGCCGCGCTCGCCGACCTGCCGCTGCTGGTCGCGGACGCCGCCGACGCGGACGCGCTGGCCGAGGTGGTCGCGACGACGAAGGTGGTGGCGACCACGGTCGGCCCCTACCTCGAGTACGGCGGCCCGCTGGTCGCCGCGTGCGCCAACGCCGGCACGGACTACGTCGACCTGACCGGCGAGCCGGAGTTCGTCGACCGCACCTACGTGGAGCACAACGCCGCCGCCGAGGGCTCCGGTGCGCGCCTCGTGCACTCGTGCGGCTTCGACTCGATCCCGCACGACCTGGGCGCCTACTTCACGATCAAGGAGCTGAGCGAGGAGGTCGGTGGCGAGATCACGACCCCGGTCACGATGCGCGGCGTCGTCCGCGCGGGGGCGGGCTTCTCCGGCGGCACCTTCCACTCCGCCCTCACCGCGTTCTCCCGCGCCCGGCAGATGAAGGAGGCCTCGACCGCACGCCGCCGCCTCGAGCCGCGCCCCGAGGGGCGCCGCTCCCGTGCCGTCGCCGGACGTCCGCGCCGCGACCACGAGCTCGGCTACTGGCTGCTGCCGCTGCCCACCATCGACCCGTTCGTCGTGGCCCGCAGCGGCGCCCACCTGGCGTCGTACGGTCCCGCGTTCAGCTACTCCCACTTCGCCGGCACCAAGACCCTGCGGTACGCCGCCGGCGGCGCGGTCGGCGTCACCGGCCTGACCCTCGCCGCCCAGGTGCCGCCGCTGCGCAACGCCCTGCTCAAGCGGGTCCCGCAGGGCGAGGGCCCCTCCCCGAGCCGGCGCGAGAAGTCCTGGTTCACCGTCGACTTCGTCGCCGAGACGGACGGTGCGAAGGTCCGCACGAGGGTGTCGGGCGGCGACCCGGGCTACACCGAGACTGCCAAGATGCTGGCCGAGTCCGCGCTGTGCCTGGCCCTCGACGAGAACCCGAACGTGGCCGGCCAGGTCACCACCGCCACCGCGATGGGGGACGCGTTGCTCGGTCGGCTGCAGCGGGCGGGGATCACATTCGAGCGGCGCTGA
- a CDS encoding DUF2277 domain-containing protein yields the protein MCRNIRPLNNFEPPATRDEVTAAALQFVRKVSGTTKPSQVNQAAFDQAVAEIAHITQHLLDDLVTTAPPKNREAEAEKARARARLRYG from the coding sequence ATGTGCCGCAACATCCGCCCGCTCAACAACTTCGAGCCTCCGGCCACCCGCGACGAGGTGACCGCGGCGGCGCTGCAGTTCGTCCGCAAGGTGAGCGGTACGACGAAGCCCAGCCAGGTCAACCAGGCGGCGTTCGACCAGGCGGTCGCGGAGATCGCCCACATCACCCAGCACCTCCTCGACGACCTGGTGACGACGGCGCCGCCGAAGAACCGGGAGGCCGAGGCCGAGAAGGCGCGTGCGCGTGCCCGGCTCCGCTACGGCTGA
- a CDS encoding protein-L-isoaspartate O-methyltransferase, producing MPGSATADRRIDDAFAAVPRERFLPPDQRRFAAVDRALPLGYDVTNSQPTTVRDMLTLLGVQPGDRVLDVGCGSGWSTALLAHLTGPTGYVVGVELVPEVLAMALGNLRPRRPNVELHLADPAVLGWPAQAPYDRVLVSADAATLPNALVRQVRPDGVLVGPVAGEMLRVERHGRYVFVPLLQRPPG from the coding sequence GTGCCCGGCTCCGCTACGGCTGATCGCCGTATCGACGACGCGTTCGCGGCGGTCCCGCGCGAGCGCTTCCTGCCGCCCGACCAACGGCGGTTCGCGGCGGTCGACCGGGCCCTGCCGCTGGGGTACGACGTCACGAACTCCCAGCCGACCACGGTCCGCGACATGCTCACGCTGCTCGGCGTCCAGCCCGGGGACCGGGTGCTCGACGTGGGGTGCGGGTCCGGATGGTCGACGGCGCTGCTCGCCCACCTGACCGGGCCGACGGGGTACGTCGTCGGGGTCGAGCTGGTGCCCGAGGTGCTGGCCATGGCGCTCGGCAACCTGCGTCCCCGTCGCCCGAACGTCGAGCTGCACCTCGCCGACCCCGCGGTGCTCGGCTGGCCCGCGCAGGCGCCGTACGACCGGGTCCTGGTGTCGGCCGATGCCGCCACCCTCCCCAACGCGCTGGTCCGCCAGGTCCGGCCGGATGGGGTCCTGGTCGGGCCGGTCGCGGGCGAGATGCTGCGGGTGGAGCGGCACGGCCGCTACGTGTTCGTGCCGCTCCTGCAGAGACCACCCGGGTGA
- a CDS encoding glycoside hydrolase family 13 protein encodes MSGPERSHPWWYDAVVYQVYVRSFADAMPAPGDGIGDLPGITSRLPYLRELGVDALWITPFYTSPQKDHGYDVADYTDVDPLFGTLDDIDRLLETAHGLGLRVIVDLVPNHTSDQHAWFRAALAAAPGSKERARYIFRPGRGKDGAEPPNNWDSIFGGPAWTRVPDGEWYLHLFDTSQPDLDWRNPEVGDMFEGVLRFWLDRGVDGFRVDVAHGLYKEASLRDQVRPKKAKKSAESMVERVLNDEPMWDQPEVHDVYRRWREVLDSYPGDRMAVAEAWTQTAASMAMFIRPDELHQAFNFGWLGTPWSAEAFAEVVNDSIAAVAAAASAPTWVLSNHDVERHPTRYGGGPVGLARGRAATLAMLALPGSAYLYQGEELGLEQVDVPPEARQDPSWFRTGKPGRDGCRVPLPWSGDAPPYGFGGPAGTQPWIPQPADWAPLTVAAQDADPDSTLAFYKRALTARREVFAGADEETVAHVDGDVLVVRRAGVSVVLNAGTYPAALPEGEVLISSGPLPGGVLPPDTAAWIR; translated from the coding sequence GTGAGCGGCCCCGAGCGGAGCCACCCGTGGTGGTACGACGCCGTCGTCTACCAGGTGTACGTCCGCAGCTTCGCCGACGCGATGCCGGCGCCCGGCGACGGGATCGGCGACCTGCCCGGCATCACCTCGCGGTTGCCGTACCTGCGCGAGCTCGGCGTCGACGCGCTGTGGATCACGCCGTTCTACACCTCACCGCAGAAGGACCACGGCTACGACGTCGCCGACTACACCGACGTCGACCCGCTCTTCGGCACCCTCGATGACATCGACCGGCTGCTGGAGACCGCCCACGGGCTCGGCCTGCGGGTGATCGTCGACCTGGTCCCGAACCACACCTCCGACCAGCACGCCTGGTTCCGAGCCGCGCTGGCCGCGGCTCCGGGATCGAAGGAGCGGGCCCGCTACATCTTCCGCCCGGGACGGGGGAAGGACGGCGCCGAGCCGCCCAACAACTGGGACTCGATCTTCGGCGGGCCCGCGTGGACGCGGGTGCCGGACGGCGAGTGGTACCTCCACCTCTTCGACACCTCCCAGCCCGACCTCGACTGGCGCAACCCGGAGGTTGGCGACATGTTCGAGGGGGTGCTGCGGTTCTGGCTCGACCGCGGGGTCGACGGGTTCCGGGTCGATGTCGCGCACGGGCTCTACAAGGAGGCCTCGCTGCGCGACCAGGTCCGGCCGAAGAAGGCGAAGAAGTCGGCTGAGTCCATGGTCGAGCGGGTCCTCAACGACGAGCCGATGTGGGACCAGCCCGAGGTGCACGACGTCTACCGGCGCTGGCGCGAGGTGCTCGACTCCTACCCCGGCGACCGGATGGCCGTCGCCGAGGCGTGGACCCAGACCGCCGCGTCGATGGCGATGTTCATCCGTCCCGACGAGCTGCACCAGGCGTTCAACTTCGGCTGGCTCGGCACCCCGTGGTCGGCCGAGGCGTTCGCCGAGGTCGTCAACGACTCGATCGCCGCCGTCGCCGCGGCCGCATCGGCGCCCACCTGGGTGCTGTCGAACCACGACGTGGAGCGGCACCCGACCCGGTACGGCGGCGGTCCGGTCGGCCTCGCCCGCGGCCGCGCGGCCACGCTGGCGATGCTGGCGCTGCCCGGGTCGGCGTACCTCTACCAGGGGGAGGAGCTCGGCCTCGAGCAGGTCGACGTGCCGCCCGAGGCGCGGCAGGACCCGTCCTGGTTCCGCACCGGCAAGCCCGGCCGCGACGGCTGTCGGGTGCCGCTGCCGTGGTCGGGCGACGCGCCGCCGTACGGCTTCGGCGGGCCGGCCGGCACCCAGCCGTGGATCCCCCAGCCCGCCGACTGGGCGCCGCTGACGGTCGCGGCCCAGGACGCCGACCCCGACTCGACCCTGGCGTTCTACAAGCGCGCACTCACCGCGCGACGCGAGGTCTTCGCCGGCGCCGACGAGGAGACGGTCGCGCACGTGGACGGCGACGTGCTCGTCGTACGACGGGCGGGGGTGAGCGTCGTCCTCAACGCCGGGACCTACCCCGCCGCCCTGCCCGAGGGCGAGGTGCTCATCAGCAGCGGGCCGCTGCCCGGCGGCGTGCTGCCGCCGGACACCGCCGCCTGGATCCGCTGA
- a CDS encoding metal-dependent transcriptional regulator, whose product MSDLIDTTEMYLRTIYELIEEGIVPLRARIAERLHQSGPTVSQTVARMERDGLLTVEGDRHLELTDEGTRLATRVMRKHRLAERLLTDVIGLDWELVHEEACRWEHVMSETVERRLIELLGHPTESPYGNPIPGLGELGQDALGENFMADVEPLSKAAGPETARAVVRRISEEMQKDDSLMSAMRRVGALPDKTITIQATADGVLVGAGGETAEIFPEAADHIFVKKL is encoded by the coding sequence GTGAGCGATCTCATCGACACCACCGAGATGTACCTCCGCACGATCTACGAGCTGATCGAGGAGGGCATCGTCCCGCTGCGGGCGCGCATCGCCGAGCGCCTGCACCAGAGCGGGCCGACGGTGTCGCAGACGGTGGCCCGCATGGAGCGTGACGGCCTGCTGACCGTCGAGGGCGACCGGCACCTGGAGCTCACCGACGAGGGCACCCGCCTCGCGACCCGCGTGATGCGCAAGCACCGCCTGGCCGAGCGCCTGCTCACCGACGTGATCGGCCTCGACTGGGAGCTGGTCCACGAGGAGGCGTGCCGCTGGGAGCACGTCATGTCCGAGACCGTCGAGCGCCGCCTGATCGAGCTGCTCGGCCATCCGACCGAGTCGCCCTACGGCAACCCGATCCCGGGCCTCGGCGAGCTCGGCCAGGACGCCCTCGGCGAGAACTTCATGGCCGACGTCGAGCCGCTCTCCAAGGCTGCCGGGCCCGAGACCGCCCGCGCCGTCGTACGCCGCATCTCCGAGGAGATGCAGAAGGACGACTCGCTGATGAGTGCGATGCGCCGGGTCGGCGCGCTGCCCGACAAGACGATCACGATCCAGGCCACCGCCGACGGCGTGCTCGTGGGTGCCGGCGGAGAGACCGCCGAGATCTTCCCGGAGGCGGCCGACCACATCTTCGTCAAGAAGCTCTGA
- a CDS encoding dienelactone hydrolase family protein produces the protein MAEVVLFHHARGLTDGVREFAEALRSAGHVVHSPDLFDGTLPDSLDAGLALIRELGDELDARADRAVEALPPELVYAGFSVGEAAAQRLAQTRPGARGALLYESCIPVTGEWAFGPWPAGVPVQVHGGEGDEFFAEDLPAAKELVEAAGPELGELFLYPADGHLFTDSSLPTYDAAAAGVVLERSVAFLAQLG, from the coding sequence ATGGCCGAGGTCGTCCTGTTCCACCACGCCCGCGGGCTCACCGACGGCGTCCGGGAGTTCGCCGAGGCGTTGCGCTCCGCCGGACACGTCGTGCACAGCCCCGACCTGTTCGACGGCACCCTCCCCGACAGCCTCGACGCCGGCCTGGCCCTGATCCGCGAGCTCGGTGACGAGCTGGACGCGCGCGCCGACCGCGCCGTCGAGGCCCTGCCGCCCGAGCTGGTGTACGCCGGGTTCTCCGTGGGCGAGGCCGCGGCCCAGCGCCTCGCCCAGACCCGGCCGGGCGCGCGCGGGGCCCTGCTCTACGAGTCCTGCATCCCCGTCACCGGTGAGTGGGCCTTCGGTCCCTGGCCGGCCGGCGTGCCGGTCCAGGTGCACGGCGGCGAGGGCGACGAGTTCTTCGCCGAGGACCTGCCCGCCGCCAAGGAGCTGGTCGAGGCGGCCGGGCCCGAGCTGGGCGAGCTGTTCCTCTATCCCGCCGACGGTCACCTGTTCACGGACAGCTCGCTGCCGACGTACGACGCCGCGGCGGCCGGTGTGGTGCTGGAGCGGTCGGTGGCGTTCCTCGCGCAGCTCGGTTGA
- a CDS encoding Sir2 family NAD-dependent protein deacetylase: MTLVGRRDPALERCASGPLVVLTGAGLSTDSGIPDYRGPGAPARMPMTYQEFVSGPAAQQRYWARSHLGWSRMRRAEPNAGHRAVAALGADLVVTQNVDGLHEAAGTRDLVALHGRIADVVCLACRRTTPRATLQQRLEDANPGWAARHADVTVRPDGDVDLEETADFVVPACADCGGPLKPDVVFFGENVPKPRVERCYAAVEALAATGGTLLVAGSSLTVMSGLRFVRRAAQRGIDIVILNRGATRGDDLATHKVEAGTSEWLTALADVRLRAS; this comes from the coding sequence GTGACGCTCGTCGGCCGACGCGACCCCGCGCTCGAGCGCTGCGCGTCCGGCCCACTCGTCGTGCTGACCGGTGCCGGCCTGTCCACCGATTCGGGCATCCCCGACTACCGCGGCCCGGGCGCGCCGGCGCGGATGCCGATGACCTACCAGGAGTTCGTGTCCGGGCCGGCGGCACAGCAGCGGTACTGGGCACGCAGCCACCTCGGCTGGTCCCGGATGCGCCGCGCCGAGCCCAATGCCGGGCACCGCGCCGTCGCCGCGCTCGGGGCCGACCTGGTCGTCACCCAGAACGTCGACGGCCTCCACGAGGCGGCCGGTACCCGTGACCTCGTCGCACTGCACGGCCGGATCGCCGACGTGGTCTGCCTGGCGTGCCGTCGTACGACGCCCCGGGCCACGCTCCAGCAGCGGCTCGAGGACGCCAATCCCGGCTGGGCCGCCCGGCACGCGGACGTCACCGTGCGCCCCGACGGCGACGTCGACCTCGAGGAGACCGCGGACTTCGTCGTCCCCGCCTGCGCGGACTGCGGCGGCCCGCTCAAGCCGGACGTCGTGTTCTTCGGCGAGAACGTCCCGAAGCCGCGGGTCGAGCGCTGCTACGCCGCGGTCGAGGCCCTCGCCGCGACCGGCGGCACGCTGCTCGTCGCCGGGTCGAGCCTGACCGTGATGAGCGGGCTGCGGTTCGTGCGCCGGGCCGCGCAGCGCGGCATCGACATCGTCATCCTCAACCGCGGCGCGACCCGCGGCGACGACCTGGCCACCCACAAGGTGGAGGCGGGGACGAGCGAGTGGCTGACCGCGCTCGCCGACGTGCGGCTCAGAGCTTCTTGA
- a CDS encoding sigma-70 family RNA polymerase sigma factor, with amino-acid sequence MTVSGPPADDATLVAGVLAGDRHAFAGVYERYADRLHDFAYSMLRNREEAADCVADSFVLMAEKVGQLRDPSRLRPWLYSVVRNECLRTLRGRAREAHDDEWLEAMPDLGSGPEQQVTDAAVRDELRELVWAAIEGLNDRDRALLDLHLRQGLDGAELAAAMDVTTQNSYVMLSRARDQVERSLGALLIARRGSELCGELSGILGDWDGRFSPLIRKRVARHIDGCETCETRRRLMVSPLALLAGVPAFAAPAALRERVLEDERLVAYYVDDPVLPGPAGAGAGGTTRRVLLVVGLVVLLLGLGGAAGLAWWPDEESAIATDPATSSSLPTTQASETTAIATATPTTVVPADPSVPATTDATPTDPTSATTDATVAAPGDLRVSTRTLRLGTRSSGTVQLRNAGGTALDYTVKSRVAWLSVSRSKGSLQPGADSGLSVTADRATLAEGSSTGTVAIAWSGGTVLVSVHVTVDNPPVIGAIQVGGPTDCSGRDLTTTVGDATLRSVRVAWSGPSGNGQKAMTGSGSGWTASIGPFPIGGTVTATVTAVDGAGHTTTRSTEFTTLPCPG; translated from the coding sequence ATGACTGTCTCGGGCCCGCCCGCGGACGACGCGACCCTGGTCGCGGGCGTCCTCGCGGGCGACCGGCACGCCTTCGCCGGGGTCTACGAGCGCTACGCCGACCGGCTGCACGACTTCGCGTACTCGATGCTCCGCAACCGCGAGGAGGCGGCCGACTGCGTGGCGGACTCGTTCGTGCTGATGGCGGAGAAGGTCGGTCAGCTGCGCGATCCGTCACGGCTGCGGCCGTGGTTGTACTCCGTGGTGCGCAACGAGTGCCTGCGCACCCTGCGCGGCCGGGCCCGGGAGGCCCACGACGACGAGTGGCTCGAAGCCATGCCTGACCTCGGGAGCGGGCCGGAGCAGCAGGTCACCGACGCCGCGGTCCGAGACGAGCTGCGCGAGCTGGTCTGGGCGGCGATCGAGGGTCTCAACGACCGCGACCGCGCCCTCCTCGACCTGCACCTGCGCCAGGGCCTCGACGGCGCCGAGCTCGCGGCCGCCATGGACGTGACGACGCAGAACTCCTACGTCATGCTCAGCCGCGCCCGCGACCAGGTCGAGCGCTCGCTCGGGGCGCTGCTCATCGCGCGCCGCGGCAGCGAGCTGTGCGGCGAGCTGTCCGGCATCCTGGGCGACTGGGACGGGCGATTCTCACCGCTGATCCGCAAGCGCGTCGCCCGCCACATCGACGGCTGCGAGACCTGCGAGACCCGCCGCAGGCTGATGGTCAGCCCGCTCGCCCTGCTCGCCGGCGTCCCGGCCTTCGCCGCCCCCGCGGCCCTGCGCGAGCGGGTCCTCGAGGACGAGCGGCTGGTCGCCTACTACGTCGACGACCCGGTGCTGCCCGGTCCGGCCGGAGCCGGAGCGGGCGGTACGACGAGGCGCGTGCTGCTCGTCGTGGGCCTGGTCGTGCTGCTGCTCGGCCTCGGCGGTGCCGCCGGCCTGGCCTGGTGGCCCGACGAGGAGTCGGCGATCGCGACCGACCCGGCGACGAGCAGCTCGCTCCCGACCACGCAGGCGAGCGAGACGACGGCGATCGCCACGGCGACCCCGACGACCGTCGTACCCGCGGATCCGTCGGTTCCCGCGACCACCGACGCGACCCCCACCGATCCCACCAGCGCCACCACCGACGCCACCGTGGCCGCCCCGGGCGACCTCCGCGTCTCGACCCGCACCCTGCGCCTGGGCACCAGGTCCAGCGGCACCGTGCAGCTGCGCAATGCCGGCGGCACCGCGCTGGACTACACCGTGAAGTCGCGGGTGGCGTGGCTGTCGGTGTCGCGGTCGAAGGGGTCCCTGCAGCCCGGCGCGGACTCCGGCCTGTCCGTCACGGCTGACCGCGCCACCCTCGCCGAGGGCAGCAGCACCGGCACCGTCGCGATCGCGTGGTCCGGCGGCACGGTCCTGGTGTCCGTGCACGTCACGGTCGACAACCCGCCCGTGATCGGCGCGATCCAGGTCGGTGGTCCCACCGACTGCTCGGGCCGCGACCTCACGACCACGGTCGGCGACGCGACGCTCCGGTCGGTCCGGGTCGCCTGGAGCGGACCGAGCGGCAACGGCCAGAAGGCGATGACCGGGTCCGGCAGCGGCTGGACGGCGAGCATCGGCCCGTTCCCGATCGGCGGCACCGTCACCGCCACCGTCACCGCGGTCGACGGGGCCGGCCACACCACGACCCGCTCGACGGAGTTCACCACGCTCCCCTGCCCGGGCTGA
- a CDS encoding SigE family RNA polymerase sigma factor — MEPDTEATYAEYVRQSWPSLVRAAVFLGARPHEAEDLAQTTLVRCYTGWGKVSSADNRDAYVYRMLLNCLRDVRRTRWWKDRQYDAPLDGPRTAEPDATDRVAVADAVHRALGALSKPNREVVVLRYFVQLTERQTAEALGIPAGTVKSRLSRALAHLAADDHLLDLTGGTR; from the coding sequence GTGGAACCCGACACCGAGGCGACGTACGCCGAGTACGTCCGGCAGAGCTGGCCGAGCCTGGTCCGCGCCGCGGTCTTCCTCGGCGCCCGCCCGCACGAGGCCGAGGACCTCGCCCAGACCACGCTGGTGCGCTGCTACACCGGTTGGGGGAAGGTCAGCAGCGCGGACAACCGCGATGCGTACGTCTACCGGATGCTGCTCAACTGCCTGCGCGACGTGCGTCGTACCCGCTGGTGGAAGGACCGGCAGTACGACGCCCCCCTCGACGGGCCGCGCACCGCGGAGCCCGACGCCACCGACCGGGTGGCCGTCGCCGACGCCGTGCACCGCGCCCTCGGCGCGCTGAGCAAGCCCAACCGCGAGGTGGTCGTGCTGCGGTACTTCGTCCAGCTCACCGAGCGCCAGACCGCAGAGGCGCTCGGCATCCCCGCCGGCACGGTCAAGAGCCGGCTGTCCCGCGCGCTGGCGCACCTCGCCGCCGACGACCACCTCCTCGACCTCACCGGAGGCACCAGGTGA